One genomic segment of Rubripirellula tenax includes these proteins:
- the xylA gene encoding xylose isomerase: MSAFADIPKIQYEGPKSDNPLAFRWYNPDEVIEGKTMKDHLRFSIVYWHTFRGTGADPFGPGTADRPWDDGSESVKNAQTRARVAFELFEKLQAPFYAFHDRDVAPEGASLAESNKNLDAVADVLEEEQKRSGVKLLWGTANMFSNPRFMHGAATTCNADVFAYAGAQVKKAMEVTHRLGGQNYVFWGGREGYQNLYNTDMKRELDHLGRFFHMAVDYAKKIGFKGQFLIEPKPKEPTKHQYDSDAAACMNFLRTYGLEDHFKLNLETNHATLAGHTMMHEIDYAGMQNALGSIDANTGDMLLGWDTDQFGTDYYLTTQTMYYILKHGGLGSGGVNFDAKVRRESFEPIDLFYAHIGSMDAYAKGLKIAAAIRADKALEGFVAKRYASFDEGIGAKIEAGSVGLSELETYMLEKGEAAPNVSGRQEMLENLVNKYIDRV, from the coding sequence ATGAGCGCCTTTGCCGACATTCCTAAAATCCAATACGAAGGCCCCAAAAGCGATAATCCCCTCGCCTTTCGTTGGTACAACCCCGACGAAGTGATCGAAGGCAAAACGATGAAGGACCACCTGCGGTTCTCGATCGTTTACTGGCACACGTTTCGCGGCACCGGCGCCGATCCGTTCGGTCCCGGCACGGCGGATCGTCCTTGGGACGACGGCAGCGAGTCGGTCAAGAACGCGCAAACACGAGCCCGCGTGGCCTTCGAGTTGTTCGAAAAATTGCAAGCGCCGTTCTACGCCTTTCACGATCGTGACGTTGCACCCGAAGGCGCGTCGTTGGCCGAATCGAACAAGAACCTCGATGCCGTCGCCGATGTGTTGGAAGAAGAACAAAAACGCAGCGGTGTGAAGTTGCTGTGGGGCACCGCCAACATGTTCTCGAACCCCCGCTTCATGCACGGCGCTGCAACGACTTGCAACGCCGACGTATTCGCGTACGCGGGCGCTCAAGTCAAGAAAGCCATGGAAGTCACCCACCGACTCGGCGGCCAGAACTATGTGTTCTGGGGCGGACGCGAAGGCTACCAAAATCTCTACAACACCGACATGAAACGTGAACTCGACCACCTCGGTCGCTTCTTCCACATGGCGGTCGACTATGCCAAGAAGATCGGTTTCAAAGGTCAATTCTTGATCGAGCCCAAACCCAAAGAACCGACCAAGCACCAATACGACAGCGACGCGGCCGCGTGCATGAACTTCCTTCGCACGTATGGATTGGAGGATCACTTCAAGTTGAATCTCGAAACCAATCACGCGACATTGGCCGGTCACACGATGATGCACGAGATCGATTACGCGGGCATGCAAAACGCCTTGGGCAGCATCGACGCCAACACGGGCGACATGTTGCTGGGTTGGGACACCGACCAATTCGGAACCGACTACTACCTGACCACGCAAACGATGTACTACATCCTCAAGCACGGCGGCTTGGGCAGCGGCGGTGTGAACTTCGACGCCAAGGTTCGCCGCGAATCGTTCGAGCCGATCGATCTGTTCTATGCCCACATCGGCAGCATGGACGCCTATGCGAAAGGCTTGAAGATTGCCGCCGCCATTCGCGCCGACAAAGCATTGGAAGGTTTCGTCGCCAAACGATACGCGTCGTTCGACGAAGGCATCGGCGCAAAGATCGAAGCCGGATCCGTCGGACTTTCCGAACTGGAAACGTACATGCTGGAAAAAGGCGAAGCCGCCCCCAACGTCAGCGGCCGCCAAGAGATGCTCGAAA